A window of Columba livia isolate bColLiv1 breed racing homer unplaced genomic scaffold, bColLiv1.pat.W.v2 Scaffold_140, whole genome shotgun sequence contains these coding sequences:
- the LOC135577791 gene encoding olfactory receptor 14J1-like yields MSYDRYVAICKPLHYGTLLGSRACVHMAAAAWATGFLNALLLTANTFSLPLCKGNALGQFFCEIPQILKLSCSHSYLRELGLIVFNLLVVFGCFVFIVVSYVQILRAMLRIPSEQGRHKAFSTCLPHLAVVSLFLSTAMFAYLKPSSVSSPSLDLVVSVLYSVVPPAEF; encoded by the exons atgtcgtacgaccgctacgttgccatctgcaaacccctgcactacgggaccctcctgggcagcagagcttgtgtccacatggcagcagctgcctgggccactgggtttctcaatgctctgctgctcacggccaatacattttcactgcccctgtgcaagggcaatgccctgggccagttcttctgtgaaatcccccagatcctcaagctctcctgctcacactcctacctcagggaacttgggcttattgtGTTTAATCTCTTAGTAgtatttgggtgttttgtgttcattgtggtgtcctatgtgcagatcttgagggccatgctgaggatcccctctgagcagggacggcacaaagccttttccacctgcctccctcacctggccgtggtctccctgttcctcagcaccgccatgtttgcctacctgaagccctcGTCcgtctcctccccatccctggacctggtggtgtctgttctgtactcggtggttcctccagca gagttttaa